Proteins from one Triticum aestivum cultivar Chinese Spring chromosome 7A, IWGSC CS RefSeq v2.1, whole genome shotgun sequence genomic window:
- the LOC123147731 gene encoding phosphatidylinositol 4-kinase gamma 4 — protein MSSAGVIALAPMTDDLAFLPIRFDGSRSAHCFSGSQLQDSILIFLAVPGAPPMPMSVLGTDSIASVKLRIQRFKGFVVTKQRLVLDGHELARNNCPVKDYGLADGNVLHLVIRLADLRVINIETASGKKFQFQVDQTRNVKYLKSKLAVEGDEDLDSLEDDDKLEYEGEVLEDHQLIADISNKDDAVIHLFIRKPAKVRTQQVDKDTVVTVDNPQKKENLQNESVVVTPAAPAGGKPAPIIEPIVVNRKVKLSPEVMKMIDSAIAGLENGYTPVMSAEGSGGVYFMQDSSGQKNVAVFKPIDEEPMAENNPRGHPMSTDGEGMKRGTRVGEGALREVAAYILDHPVGDLESGHGVGFSGVPPTALVRSLHRGKSFKFGSLQMFMENDGSCEDMGPRAFPVKEVHKIAVLDIRLANADRHAGNILVSKEEGATCKLIPIDHGYCLPEKFEDCTFEWLYWPQARERFSDETIAYIESLNAEEDIKLLRFHGWELSSSCARVLRISTMLLKKGAARGLTPYDIGRILCRETVNRESVIEDIIQEAEDAVLPGTSENLFLETVSEIIDRHLLVK, from the exons ATGTCGTCAGCTGGTGTCATAGCGCTTGCTCCGATGACCGATGACCTCGCCTTCTTGCCCATCAGGTTTGATGGAAGTCGTTCAGCACACTGCTTCTCCGGGTCACAGCTGCAGGATTCCATTCTCATCTTCCTCGCTGTGCCTGGTGCGCCACCAATGCCGATGAGTGTGCTGGGCACTGATTCCATTGCCTCGGTCAAGCTGCGCATCCAGAGGTTCAAGGGCTTTGTGGTGACAAAGCAGCGGCTTGTGCTTGATGGGCATGAGCTGGCACGCAACAACTGCCCTGTCAAGGATTATGGGCTTGCCGATGGGAATGTTCTGCACCTTGTTATCCGTTTGGCTGACCTCCGGGTAATCAACATTGAGACCGCCAGCGGGAAGAAATTTCAGTTTCAGGTGGACCAGACCCGCAATGTCAAGTACCTCAAGAGTAAGCTTGCAGTGGAGGGCGATGAGGACCTTGATAGCCTGGAGGATGATGACAAGCTCGAGTACGAAGGTGAGGTGCTTGAGGACCACCAGTTGATTGCTGATATTAGCAACAAGGATGATGCTGTGATTCATTTGTTCATCCGCAAACCAGCAAAGGTACGAACACAGCAAGTTGATAAGGATACTGTGGTCACAGTTGACAACCCTCAGAAGAAAGAGAACCTTCAGAATGAATCTGTTGTAGTGACCCCTGCAGCACCAGCTGGTGGCAAGCCTGCTCCTATCATCGAACCAATTGTGGTTAACCGGAAGGTGAAGCTGTCACCTGAAGTGATGAAAATGATAGACTCAGCTATAGCTGGTCTTGAGAATGGATATACACCAGTTATGTCAGCAGAAGGTTCAGGGGGTGTTTACTTCATGCAAGACTCATCAGGCCAGAAGAATGTTGCAGTGTTTAAGCCCATCGATGAGGAACCTATGGCTGAAAACAACCCAAGAGGTCATCCAATGTCGACTGACGGGGAAGGCATGAAGAGGGGAACACGTGTAGGGGAAGGTGCACTAAGGGAAGTTGCGGCTTATATTCTCGACCATCCAGTTGGTGATCTTGAATCGGGCCATGGTGTTGGGTTTTCTGGTGTGCCTCCCACAGCATTAGTCCGAAGCTTACATAGGGGAAAGAGCTTCAAGTTTGGATCTCTGCAGATGTTTATGGAGAACGATGGAAGTTGCGAGGATATGGGTCCGCGTGCTTTTCCAGTGAAGGAGGTACACAAAATAGCAGTGTTAGATATTAGGTTAGCGAATGCTGATCGTCATGCAGGGAACATTCTAGTGTCCAAGGAAGAAGGTGCCACCTGCAAGCTGATTCCAATTGATCATGGTTACTGCCTGCCAGAGAAG TTTGAGGATTGTACCTTTGAGTGGCTTTACTGGCCTCAAGCCCGTGAGCGGTTCAGTGATGAAACCATTGCATACATTGAATCTCTCAACGCGGAGGAGGACATCAAGCTTCTCAGGTTCCACGGGTGGGAGCTGTCTTCGAGCTGCGCCCGCGTCCTGCGCATCAGCACCATGCTCCTGAAGAAGGGCGCGGCACGAGGCCTCACACCCTATGACATAGGACGTATACTGTGCAGGGAAACCGTGAATAGAGAGTCTGTGATCGAGGACATCATCCAGGAAGCGGAGGACGCCGTTCTCCCGGGGACGAGCGAGAACCTGTTCCTGGAGACGGTGTCTGAGATCATAGACCGCCACCTCCTCGTCAAGTAA